One Acetobacterium sp. KB-1 DNA segment encodes these proteins:
- a CDS encoding group II intron maturase-specific domain-containing protein: protein MNYFTKFCSREARKEIDYVNKTLVQWLKRKYKTVKKSKRKAWRMLVHLANSKTKLFYHWEEGIKPTIG, encoded by the coding sequence ATGAATTATTTCACAAAATTCTGTTCCAGAGAAGCACGAAAAGAAATTGATTATGTAAATAAGACACTCGTACAGTGGTTAAAGAGAAAATATAAAACAGTCAAGAAAAGCAAAAGAAAAGCCTGGCGAATGTTAGTGCATTTAGCCAATTCAAAAACTAAACTCTTTTATCATTGGGAGGAGGGTATCAAACCAACGATTGGATAA
- a CDS encoding Fic family protein, producing the protein MNDLSKESGVFRSGVVGIFAGDHLVHMAPLANQVPHLMKDLFIWAKEAEVHPLIKSCVFHYEFEFIHPFADGNGRMGRMWQTLLLYKWKPLFGWLPIETLIRERQDEYYKVLGECDHRADSGQFVEFLLEAIYNALNDVSNTGQVTDQVTEQVERLLNVIGDNAYSTKELMELLSLKHRQTFRDNYLLPALEKGLVKMTIPDKPNSSKQKYKKTIRPSEMDF; encoded by the coding sequence ATGAATGATTTATCAAAAGAATCTGGTGTTTTTAGAAGTGGTGTTGTTGGTATATTTGCAGGCGATCATCTGGTTCATATGGCTCCACTGGCTAATCAGGTTCCACATTTGATGAAAGATCTGTTTATCTGGGCAAAAGAAGCAGAAGTACATCCATTAATTAAAAGTTGTGTTTTCCATTACGAGTTTGAATTTATTCATCCGTTTGCCGATGGAAATGGACGGATGGGGAGAATGTGGCAAACATTGCTACTTTATAAGTGGAAACCACTATTCGGTTGGCTGCCAATTGAAACACTCATTAGGGAACGTCAGGATGAATATTACAAAGTGCTTGGAGAATGTGATCATCGGGCAGATTCAGGACAGTTTGTTGAATTCTTATTAGAAGCAATTTATAATGCGCTGAATGATGTTTCTAACACCGGACAAGTGACCGATCAAGTAACCGAACAAGTTGAAAGATTACTAAATGTGATCGGCGACAACGCTTATTCTACAAAAGAATTAATGGAATTATTAAGTCTAAAGCATCGACAAACCTTTAGAGATAATTATTTATTACCTGCACTGGAAAAAGGATTGGTTAAAATGACAATTCCAGATAAACCAAATAGTAGCAAACAAAAATATAAGAAAACAATCAGACCGAGTGAGATGGATTTCTAG
- a CDS encoding nucleotidyl transferase AbiEii/AbiGii toxin family protein, which translates to MVGVIANTKTPFDIDIGDVIIPDAESRKIGVQISGFESPNIFTYSLESTVSEKWDAIISRMETTSRMKDYYDIYYLADHYDFDGKILKDALLNTLSNRKTIFDETTIVKVSDMYNDDDMQKRWKSFSRNSLEIDLEFKIVVDMVVQFIGKPMNAIIKEEDFSEDWYSKDRTYK; encoded by the coding sequence ATGGTGGGCGTTATCGCCAATACTAAAACACCATTCGATATTGACATTGGCGATGTCATTATACCAGATGCGGAAAGTAGAAAAATTGGCGTACAGATCAGTGGGTTTGAATCACCAAATATTTTCACTTATTCTCTTGAATCAACAGTTTCAGAGAAATGGGATGCAATCATAAGTCGGATGGAAACTACCAGTAGAATGAAAGATTATTATGATATCTATTACCTGGCAGACCATTACGATTTTGATGGAAAAATACTGAAGGATGCGCTTTTGAATACATTGAGCAATCGAAAAACTATTTTTGATGAAACCACGATTGTAAAAGTATCAGATATGTATAATGACGATGATATGCAAAAAAGATGGAAGTCATTTTCCAGGAATTCATTGGAAATTGATCTGGAATTTAAAATTGTAGTTGATATGGTTGTTCAATTTATCGGAAAGCCGATGAATGCAATCATTAAGGAAGAAGATTTTTCTGAAGATTGGTATTCAAAAGATAGAACTTACAAATGA
- a CDS encoding site-specific integrase, producing the protein MRKVKDPELFCLIKKFLGSYLLSIRQRSDNTADSYRYALNLYLAYVQEKHNKALSEVLCCDFS; encoded by the coding sequence ATGCGTAAAGTTAAGGATCCTGAATTGTTCTGTTTAATCAAGAAATTCCTTGGCAGTTACCTGCTCTCTATCCGGCAGAGAAGCGATAACACGGCTGACTCATACCGGTATGCATTAAACCTGTACCTTGCATATGTCCAGGAAAAGCATAATAAAGCTCTTTCAGAAGTCCTGTGTTGTGACTTTTCATAA
- a CDS encoding ABC transporter permease: protein MTEISLTNRKSRVKREINAVITIALRDITLALRSPGTIFTSLAMPLIMMGMLGGSLAENMTGGLRFDYSKFMMVGMMVNMLFMVTTMGMTSLVEDHTTDFTQEMLVSPVSRYSIVIGKIFGSSFGAIISMAGTLIVGIIMGITLNPGQLLMILILSPLMCLSGGALAMIIIGVIKSNKTANTAVMLITMPQMFLSGAIIPINNSSGILYVLSHAMPMTYCLDLVRAVVYAGTPEYASVVLFNPVVNFTAIVVLTVICLMIGTFLFARSEKSR, encoded by the coding sequence ATGACTGAAATTTCATTGACAAATAGAAAATCAAGAGTCAAACGAGAAATCAATGCCGTTATCACGATCGCTCTAAGGGACATAACTCTGGCACTCCGGTCACCCGGTACAATTTTTACGAGTCTTGCCATGCCATTGATCATGATGGGGATGCTGGGCGGCAGCCTCGCTGAGAATATGACGGGAGGACTCCGTTTCGATTACAGTAAATTTATGATGGTCGGTATGATGGTTAATATGCTTTTTATGGTCACAACCATGGGAATGACATCATTGGTCGAAGACCATACCACGGATTTTACTCAGGAGATGCTGGTTTCTCCGGTCTCGCGCTATTCGATCGTGATCGGTAAAATTTTCGGCTCATCCTTTGGTGCTATTATCAGTATGGCCGGCACCTTAATTGTTGGGATCATCATGGGAATTACCCTGAATCCCGGACAGCTGCTGATGATTCTCATCCTATCACCGCTGATGTGCCTTTCCGGCGGCGCTCTGGCAATGATCATCATCGGGGTTATCAAAAGCAATAAGACAGCCAATACTGCTGTGATGCTTATCACCATGCCGCAGATGTTTCTTTCCGGAGCGATCATTCCAATTAATAACTCCAGTGGCATTCTGTATGTCTTAAGCCATGCCATGCCGATGACATACTGCCTTGACCTGGTTCGCGCGGTGGTCTACGCTGGAACTCCGGAATACGCAAGCGTTGTATTATTTAATCCCGTGGTGAACTTTACCGCCATTGTCGTGTTGACCGTGATTTGTTTGATGATCGGTACCTTTCTTTTTGCCCGCTCGGAAAAAAGCAGGTAA
- a CDS encoding transposase, giving the protein MEKDLEAIENVVISDLSNGFVEGVNNKLKMIKRTMYGRCGQKLLTAKLIYDPHSKPG; this is encoded by the coding sequence CTGGAAAAAGATCTCGAAGCAATTGAAAATGTTGTTATCAGTGATTTATCTAATGGATTTGTTGAAGGGGTCAACAACAAACTTAAAATGATAAAACGAACCATGTATGGTCGGTGTGGTCAAAAATTATTGACGGCAAAATTGATATATGATCCACATTCGAAACCCGGATAA
- a CDS encoding tyrosine-type recombinase/integrase: MEWLKNERNNECTTINQWLPHLRTFCEYLHKNGKIAYSDLSDIALISRIKDQRKQELICLSIEQTKLVIKQPDIMKKTGRRDRFFIALLYDSGCRDQELLNLKVKDFAITKNNDAEIRILGKGKKYRVTPISSEVARLFREYCKDYHPDTEESQDRLLFYTVRNELTAEMYADNVQRFMKVYEKSAQCVERTLPHLHPHLFRHSRALHLYIAGVPLPLVAEWLGHSNQETTLIYYAQASLEMKRKAASKLADDDKSVFREDITFKYADDEKILKKLSGLK; the protein is encoded by the coding sequence ATGGAATGGCTGAAAAACGAAAGAAATAACGAATGCACCACTATCAACCAGTGGTTGCCGCATTTACGTACCTTTTGCGAATATCTCCATAAGAATGGAAAAATCGCCTATTCCGACCTTAGTGATATTGCTCTGATTTCGCGAATTAAGGATCAGCGTAAGCAGGAACTGATCTGCCTTAGTATTGAGCAGACAAAGCTTGTCATCAAACAGCCTGACATTATGAAGAAAACCGGCAGGAGGGACAGGTTCTTTATCGCATTGCTTTATGACAGCGGATGCCGAGACCAGGAACTCCTGAATCTCAAGGTGAAAGACTTTGCCATCACAAAGAATAATGATGCTGAAATCCGCATTCTGGGAAAGGGTAAGAAATATCGCGTAACTCCTATCAGTAGCGAGGTAGCAAGGCTGTTTAGGGAATACTGTAAGGATTATCATCCTGATACGGAGGAGTCCCAGGACAGGCTACTTTTCTATACCGTTCGTAATGAACTCACGGCGGAAATGTATGCTGACAATGTCCAACGGTTCATGAAAGTGTATGAAAAATCAGCCCAGTGTGTAGAGCGGACATTGCCACATCTACATCCGCATCTTTTCCGACATAGTCGAGCGTTGCATCTGTACATAGCAGGCGTTCCTTTACCTCTCGTGGCTGAATGGCTTGGTCATTCAAATCAGGAAACGACACTGATTTATTATGCACAGGCCTCTCTGGAGATGAAGAGAAAAGCGGCGTCAAAACTGGCAGATGATGATAAATCTGTTTTCAGGGAAGATATCACTTTCAAATATGCCGATGACGAGAAAATTCTGAAAAAGCTCAGCGGCCTGAAATAA
- a CDS encoding leucine-rich repeat protein has product MEGPEIIGTVGQSKRIEGFEIKLTGEIPSGLELRYNVHVQNKGWLYDVNDTTSWPKDGEYAGTRGESLRIEAIKIILADADGQSVSGYSVLYRGHVQNIGDLPEDASQWIKDGEQLGTVGSSLRLEALMVKVEKNVIEPVVYDTAGTYGQETETQSIEGDVKICADGVILQNLLIQGDLTISEAVGDGDVTLNNVTVEGDTVVRGCGINSIHINGGSYKKITVETTPTGQVRIVALDLNGLEVVISEDAEGQVVLLEGQFDSVTANAPNMKLTTQGKDTSIGNLTVGSDAAGCTVTLNSGTTVDDLVLDGTAAVKGEGKVHRAEVNADGVIFEKAPDSHTVDPEVVIPPVIPSTDGGGGVVVPVAVTGVSLNKTVATVNKDGAETLTETVAPANAANKAVSWSSDNESIATVDTDGKVTGVAEGMAIITVTTADGNKTATCTVTVKDLNPAITGVTRPVYEAIAEAAIDETAQYSGTIQWRVKDGDSLAAGGAFAASTTYVATITLTLKAPYTTADISADFFTVTEATVSNAANSLEVIAEFPATGDAPLVSVTGVSLNKTNLTLNKAGEETLTATVAPANATNPAVNWSSNNESVATVDTAGKVTGVAEGTAIITVMTADGGKTATCNVTVKDLKADIAGVNQPYYGATADSIIDETAQYTGTIAWRVKDGSAVTAGTSFAASTTYVATITLTLKDPYTTADITANFFTVAGATSVSNAANSPVITAEFPSTGVFQINGAGMITAYAGAGGDVTIPETVGGIEVTGIGVNVFRSKTALTKISIPASVTSIGDSAFRACSELTTVTFAENAALTTIDGGAFYECAKLGSITIPANVLTVGNSAFRACPALATVTFAGSAVQTIGIQAFDGSKLLTAIAIPEAVTSIGEKAFYDCEQLATVTFAANSSLQTIGNQGFAECSALPGMAVPASVTTIGNNAFQNCTSLTTVTFAANSVLATISPATFIGCSALTGITIPETVTTIGKNAFQNCTNLATVTFAGTSRLSAIEIETFDDCTSLTGITIPASVTAIKDNAFYNCTGLTTVSFAGTPTLTTIGRESFYNCIALTGIEIPQSVSSFGGWSFQNCTNLTTVSFAGTPTITTFGNGAFRDCSKLATITIPETVATIGLYAFEGCTAVGTITIPEKVTKIDDYAFQNCAGLTTVSFTGTSTLNLIGLNAFENCTSLSAMTIPETVTTIKSHAFDGCTVLETVTFAGTSQITTIAEYTFNDCQALTSITIPAAVTSTGNYAFQNCINLTNVSFAETATFATIGAATFKNCQALKTITLPESVTLINDNAFNLCTGLTITFKGNAPAVGTTPIPADTVIYYYDGKTGFDTAYWTSFNPIRIT; this is encoded by the coding sequence GTGGAGGGTCCGGAAATCATCGGAACCGTCGGTCAGTCCAAACGGATTGAGGGCTTTGAAATCAAACTGACCGGGGAAATACCGTCCGGTCTAGAGCTTCGCTATAATGTTCACGTCCAGAACAAGGGTTGGCTTTATGATGTAAACGATACCACGTCCTGGCCGAAAGATGGGGAATACGCCGGCACTCGGGGGGAAAGCCTCCGGATTGAAGCCATTAAAATCATCCTGGCCGATGCTGACGGTCAATCGGTTTCCGGTTACAGCGTTTTATACCGGGGCCATGTTCAGAATATCGGGGATCTGCCGGAAGATGCAAGCCAGTGGATTAAGGATGGTGAGCAACTCGGTACTGTCGGAAGTTCCCTGCGGCTGGAAGCCCTGATGGTGAAAGTTGAGAAAAACGTAATCGAACCGGTGGTTTATGACACAGCTGGCACTTATGGGCAGGAAACAGAAACCCAGAGTATCGAGGGCGATGTGAAAATTTGCGCTGATGGGGTGATCCTCCAGAATCTCTTAATTCAGGGGGATTTGACCATTAGCGAAGCTGTTGGGGATGGTGATGTTACCCTGAATAACGTAACGGTAGAAGGTGACACCGTGGTTCGCGGCTGTGGTATCAATAGCATTCATATCAATGGGGGCAGTTACAAAAAAATTACCGTGGAGACAACCCCCACTGGACAGGTGCGGATTGTCGCCCTTGATCTGAACGGCCTGGAAGTGGTGATCTCCGAAGATGCTGAAGGACAGGTGGTGCTTCTGGAAGGTCAATTTGACAGTGTGACAGCGAATGCCCCCAATATGAAATTGACCACCCAGGGGAAGGACACGTCCATCGGCAATCTGACGGTGGGAAGTGACGCAGCGGGATGCACAGTGACCCTGAATAGCGGAACAACAGTGGATGACCTGGTACTGGATGGAACGGCTGCGGTGAAAGGCGAGGGGAAAGTACATCGAGCAGAAGTCAATGCCGATGGGGTTATCTTTGAAAAAGCCCCGGATTCCCATACCGTGGACCCGGAAGTGGTTATCCCACCGGTGATTCCGTCAACGGATGGCGGTGGTGGCGTCGTCGTTCCGGTTGCGGTCACGGGGGTGAGTTTGAACAAAACCGTTGCCACTGTCAATAAAGATGGTGCAGAAACCCTGACGGAGACAGTCGCACCGGCTAATGCTGCTAATAAGGCAGTCAGCTGGAGCTCAGATAATGAGAGCATTGCTACCGTGGATACGGATGGCAAGGTGACTGGTGTTGCTGAGGGCATGGCGATCATTACGGTTACCACCGCTGATGGTAATAAAACCGCAACCTGTACTGTCACAGTAAAAGACCTGAATCCGGCAATAACCGGCGTGACCCGGCCTGTTTATGAGGCAATAGCGGAGGCTGCCATTGATGAAACCGCTCAATATTCGGGAACCATTCAGTGGCGCGTAAAAGATGGGGACTCGCTGGCAGCTGGAGGTGCCTTTGCAGCATCAACGACCTATGTAGCTACCATCACCCTGACTTTGAAAGCCCCCTATACCACAGCGGATATCTCGGCGGATTTCTTTACAGTGACAGAGGCAACAGTCAGCAATGCGGCTAATTCGCTGGAAGTAATCGCGGAGTTCCCGGCAACCGGTGACGCTCCTCTGGTTTCAGTCACCGGGGTGAGTCTCAACAAAACTAATCTCACACTTAATAAAGCTGGAGAAGAAACACTGACAGCGACGGTCGCACCGGCTAATGCAACGAATCCGGCAGTCAACTGGAGCTCAAATAATGAGAGTGTTGCCACGGTGGATACCGCTGGCAAGGTGACCGGTGTTGCCGAAGGCACGGCGATCATTACTGTTATGACTGCTGATGGTGGAAAAACGGCGACATGTAACGTCACGGTTAAAGATCTGAAAGCGGATATTGCGGGCGTGAACCAGCCTTATTATGGGGCAACAGCAGATTCCATCATTGATGAGACGGCCCAATATACCGGAACGATTGCATGGCGTGTAAAAGATGGATCGGCTGTTACAGCAGGTACCTCCTTTGCGGCCTCAACGACCTATGTGGCCACCATCACCTTGACCTTGAAAGACCCCTATACCACAGCAGACATTACAGCGAATTTCTTTACGGTGGCAGGGGCAACAAGCGTCAGTAATGCCGCCAATTCACCAGTTATTACCGCGGAGTTCCCATCAACCGGAGTATTTCAAATTAATGGTGCAGGCATGATCACTGCCTACGCTGGAGCTGGTGGCGATGTGACTATTCCGGAGACAGTGGGGGGAATTGAAGTAACTGGTATTGGCGTCAATGTATTCAGGTCAAAAACCGCCCTGACAAAGATTAGCATTCCGGCTAGTGTCACGTCGATTGGTGACAGTGCGTTTAGAGCATGCAGTGAATTGACTACGGTAACCTTTGCCGAAAATGCGGCGCTGACAACCATTGATGGCGGGGCCTTTTATGAATGTGCGAAATTGGGATCTATCACGATTCCCGCAAATGTACTGACGGTTGGAAATAGTGCCTTCAGGGCGTGTCCGGCATTGGCCACGGTGACTTTCGCCGGGTCTGCAGTTCAAACCATTGGTATTCAGGCCTTCGATGGCAGTAAATTATTGACAGCGATTGCCATTCCGGAAGCGGTCACGTCAATTGGCGAAAAGGCATTTTATGATTGTGAGCAGTTGGCCACAGTAACCTTTGCCGCAAATTCGTCACTGCAAACGATTGGCAATCAGGGCTTTGCCGAATGCAGTGCGTTGCCCGGGATGGCTGTCCCTGCTAGTGTCACGACGATTGGCAATAATGCCTTTCAAAATTGTACAAGTTTGACTACGGTGACTTTTGCTGCGAATTCAGTGCTGGCAACCATTAGTCCAGCGACCTTTATTGGCTGTAGTGCGCTGACAGGGATTACCATTCCCGAAACGGTTACAACCATTGGTAAAAATGCCTTTCAAAACTGTACAAACCTAGCGACGGTGACCTTTGCTGGTACATCGAGGCTCTCAGCGATTGAAATCGAGACTTTTGACGATTGTACATCATTGACAGGGATTACCATCCCTGCCAGTGTGACAGCGATTAAGGATAATGCTTTTTATAATTGCACAGGGCTGACTACGGTAAGCTTTGCCGGAACGCCAACACTTACAACCATTGGAAGAGAGTCTTTTTATAACTGTATAGCGCTGACTGGGATTGAAATCCCTCAAAGCGTGTCTTCGTTTGGGGGTTGGTCCTTCCAAAACTGTACAAATCTGACCACCGTAAGCTTCGCCGGGACGCCAACAATAACAACTTTTGGTAATGGTGCGTTCCGAGATTGTTCGAAATTGGCCACCATCACAATTCCTGAAACCGTCGCAACAATTGGCTTGTATGCGTTCGAGGGGTGTACAGCAGTGGGAACCATCACGATTCCAGAAAAAGTCACGAAAATTGATGACTATGCTTTCCAAAACTGTGCCGGATTGACCACGGTAAGCTTCACCGGGACCTCAACGCTAAACCTCATTGGTCTAAATGCTTTTGAAAATTGTACATCGCTGAGTGCCATGACAATTCCTGAAACGGTTACGACAATTAAATCGCATGCCTTTGACGGATGTACCGTTTTAGAGACGGTGACCTTTGCCGGGACTTCACAGATTACAACCATTGCTGAATACACGTTTAATGACTGCCAAGCGCTGACATCAATTACGATTCCAGCAGCAGTAACATCAACGGGGAATTACGCCTTCCAAAATTGCATCAATTTAACTAACGTGAGCTTTGCCGAGACTGCGACGTTTGCAACTATCGGTGCTGCAACTTTTAAAAACTGTCAAGCGCTCAAAACCATCACCCTGCCAGAATCAGTGACCTTGATTAATGATAACGCCTTTAACCTTTGTACCGGATTGACTATCACATTTAAAGGCAATGCCCCAGCAGTAGGAACTACGCCCATCCCAGCCGATACCGTCATTTACTATTACGACGGTAAGACCGGATTTGATACGGCCTATTGGACAAGTTTTAATCCAATCAGAATTACCTGA
- the ltrA gene encoding group II intron reverse transcriptase/maturase yields MLQAYKCVKANKGAGGIDGINFEKYEKDLKNNLYKLWNRMSSGSYFQKPVKGAEIPKRNGEMRLLGIPTNEDRIAQMVVRLTFEPIVEPIFYDNSFGYRPNRSSINAVAITRERCWKMPWLIEFDIVGLFDNIDHTKMMKAVKWHTDEKWVILYIERFLKAPIVMNDGELRERSLGTSQGGVISPVLANLFMHYAFDTWISRKYPQNPWVCYADDGVIHCQSEQEAFNLLEYLKKRMLECGLEIHPYKTKIVYGRSDRYNKRYENESFDFLGYTFRRRSVKSKNGNFFNAFSPAVSKSSAQNFRDKIRKIRKSCKTSSLESLAEKLNSII; encoded by the coding sequence ATATTACAGGCCTACAAATGTGTAAAAGCAAATAAAGGGGCAGGTGGGATTGATGGAATCAATTTCGAAAAATATGAAAAAGATCTGAAGAACAATCTTTATAAATTGTGGAACAGAATGTCTTCTGGCAGCTATTTTCAAAAGCCAGTAAAAGGTGCGGAAATACCAAAGAGAAATGGGGAAATGCGGCTATTGGGAATTCCGACGAATGAAGACCGCATTGCACAAATGGTTGTACGGTTGACGTTTGAACCCATCGTAGAACCCATATTCTATGATAACTCGTTTGGTTATCGACCAAACCGTTCTTCAATCAATGCAGTTGCCATAACACGTGAACGCTGTTGGAAAATGCCATGGCTGATTGAGTTTGATATTGTAGGACTTTTTGATAATATTGATCACACAAAGATGATGAAAGCAGTAAAATGGCATACCGATGAAAAGTGGGTCATTCTTTATATTGAGAGATTTCTTAAGGCACCAATAGTGATGAACGATGGAGAATTAAGAGAAAGGTCATTGGGTACATCGCAAGGTGGTGTTATTAGCCCGGTTCTTGCAAATCTGTTTATGCACTATGCATTCGACACATGGATTAGTAGAAAATATCCTCAAAATCCATGGGTGTGTTATGCTGATGATGGTGTCATACACTGTCAAAGCGAACAGGAAGCATTCAATTTGTTGGAATACCTAAAGAAAAGAATGTTAGAGTGCGGTTTGGAAATCCATCCGTATAAAACGAAAATAGTTTACGGCCGAAGTGATCGTTATAATAAACGATATGAAAATGAATCGTTTGATTTTCTGGGTTATACGTTTAGAAGAAGATCTGTCAAAAGCAAAAATGGAAATTTCTTCAATGCCTTTTCTCCAGCGGTAAGTAAAAGTTCTGCGCAGAACTTCAGAGATAAAATCCGAAAAATAAGAAAATCATGCAAAACAAGTTCACTGGAATCACTGGCTGAAAAGTTAAATTCGATTATTTGA
- a CDS encoding type IV toxin-antitoxin system AbiEi family antitoxin domain-containing protein: MKGSGIVDRYEQLDKLIADHDGIVQTSQVVAEGISKPVFYDYIKEKKLEQVAHGVYASADAWIDTLYLIHLRSKQAVFSHETALFLHDLTDREPAPYSITVKTGYNPNRLKADGVQVYTVKPELHGVGCTTAQTSFGHTVPVYDMERTICDLIRSRKGVEIQTFQDAIKQYVRCKDKNLRTLMQYASLFRVEKILRQYLEVLL; encoded by the coding sequence ATGAAAGGAAGTGGAATCGTGGACCGATACGAACAGCTGGATAAATTGATAGCCGATCATGACGGCATTGTTCAAACTTCGCAGGTTGTTGCCGAAGGAATTTCCAAACCTGTATTTTATGATTATATTAAAGAGAAAAAACTGGAACAGGTGGCCCATGGCGTCTATGCTTCAGCGGATGCCTGGATCGATACGCTGTATCTGATACATCTTCGCAGTAAACAAGCTGTCTTTTCGCATGAAACCGCTTTGTTTCTTCATGATTTGACGGACCGGGAACCAGCTCCCTATTCGATAACAGTTAAGACTGGCTATAATCCCAACCGGCTGAAAGCCGATGGAGTCCAGGTTTATACGGTTAAGCCCGAGCTTCATGGAGTAGGCTGCACAACTGCTCAGACGTCCTTTGGACATACGGTTCCGGTTTATGATATGGAAAGAACCATCTGTGATCTGATCCGCAGTCGCAAAGGGGTTGAAATCCAGACCTTTCAAGACGCAATAAAGCAATATGTCCGATGCAAAGATAAGAATTTGCGAACATTAATGCAGTATGCATCCCTGTTTCGGGTTGAAAAAATTTTGCGACAATATCTGGAGGTACTATTATGA
- a CDS encoding AraC family transcriptional regulator, producing MSIEICKSIIAREQHELKIRGTLMFPCACYFCDISDYVTGDIPWHWHEEVEVVVVSSGAMNMSLNGMNFTLKKGDGVFINSNVLHSMQISGDEGCILNTFVFHPSLISGAAESVFLQRYVRPLLVCDTLPCVPFYCEIEWQRQAVHCIQEAYEYYKEEEFGYELIVREKLSHMWYLIVKNMVSVLKQQSQNVNHNIVRIKVMLDFLHHHYEKPLDLQQIAEVVGISERECLRCFQKNIGITPIQYLLKYRISLAARLLEDTDIPITEICTRVGFDSPSYFSKIFKRFMHFTPSDHRKRQKKVR from the coding sequence ATGTCTATAGAAATTTGTAAGTCGATTATTGCTAGAGAACAACATGAATTAAAGATACGAGGTACACTAATGTTCCCTTGTGCATGCTATTTTTGTGATATAAGCGATTATGTAACTGGAGATATTCCATGGCATTGGCATGAGGAAGTTGAAGTTGTTGTAGTAAGTAGTGGTGCTATGAATATGAGTCTAAACGGAATGAATTTTACCTTAAAGAAAGGTGACGGTGTTTTTATCAATTCTAATGTATTACATTCAATGCAAATTTCAGGTGATGAAGGTTGTATATTAAATACATTTGTTTTCCATCCAAGCTTAATATCAGGTGCAGCAGAAAGTGTTTTTTTGCAGCGTTATGTACGTCCGCTATTAGTATGCGATACATTGCCTTGTGTTCCATTCTATTGTGAAATTGAATGGCAACGTCAAGCTGTACACTGTATTCAAGAAGCTTATGAGTATTATAAAGAAGAGGAATTTGGCTATGAACTGATTGTTCGTGAAAAGTTATCACATATGTGGTACTTAATTGTTAAAAACATGGTGTCAGTTTTAAAGCAACAAAGCCAGAATGTAAATCATAACATAGTACGTATTAAGGTAATGCTGGATTTTTTGCATCATCACTATGAGAAACCACTGGATCTTCAGCAAATTGCTGAAGTTGTGGGTATCAGCGAGAGGGAATGTTTGCGTTGCTTTCAAAAAAACATTGGAATAACACCAATACAATATCTTCTTAAATATCGAATTTCATTGGCAGCACGTTTGCTAGAGGATACTGATATACCTATCACTGAAATATGCACTCGTGTTGGCTTTGACAGCCCAAGTTATTTCTCAAAGATTTTTAAAAGATTTATGCATTTTACACCATCTGATCATCGGAAACGACAAAAAAAGGTTAGATGA